The DNA window AATTATTCCCTCTGCCTTTTATAATAGCTTGCTCACGCCCCTTATTTATCCAGTGGTTTGCAAATTGGCGACTCCTTAAAAGAAAGTTCGTGTATTATTAACAAGATGGGTTAACACCATGGTCGGGTGAAGTGCTCCTGAGCCCGCACTTACCCTCCCTTGAATGTTTATACTGTGAACCGTGAACCACTATAACTTTTGAAACAATGTACAAATTAAGGGTAAAATATGGAAAATTTGGCATTTTAAGATTCCTTTCGCATCTTGAAACCGTACGTGCATTTGAAAGGGCGGTGAGGCGAGCAAACCTCCCCTTTGCTTTAACCAAGGGCTTCAGCCCCAAGCTCAAGATTTCCTGGGGTCCACCTCTTCCCCTTGGTTTTAGTAGCTGCGCAGAGTATGCTGATTTCTTCCTTGCTGGCTACCTGAATCCTGAGAGGATCATCGATTCCTTAAATAAAGCCTTGCCCCGGGATATCCGTATCTTGGAAGCAAAATATGTTCCCTTGCATTCTGCCTCTTTGATGAGCATAATCGATGTAGCCAGCTACAAAACGTTGATCAAAGTTGATCCCAGTCTATCCCGCGAGGAGCTCAAGGATGGCATGGATGGACTTTTGAATCGGGGAAGAATTTCAGTTTTCAAGAAAGATCGCGAAAGGGCAGTGGATTTACGGCGATTACTCCTGGATTTTGAGGTTGAAGAAGTTAAAAATGGCGAGGTTACTCTGAAGTTCTCTCTTCAGGTCGGGGGCAAGGAGAGTATCAGACCGGAGAATCTCATAAAAGCGCTGTTTGAGCGGTTTCCAAAATCCTTGTCCTTTGAAATAATTGAAATTACGAGAATGAGTCTATATGAAAAGGTGGGCGATGAACTCATCGACCCCCTACGAATTCGAAAAGCGACCAGCGAGTAGCGATGAGCGGTCTAAAAGATTTTAACCGGAAGTCGCCTATCGAATATCGCTGACCGATTTGACCGAAAGTCGCTCGTTGAACATCGCTCACCGGGTTTAGTATCGACTTATTAGGGAGGGATAATATGGCTGAACTAAAAGAGATAATAATCTCAGTGGATGATTTTGAAACCCGATTAGCCATTTTGGAAAAGGGGAGATTGGCCGAGATTTACGTGGAGCGAAACGATGCTCCATCCATCGTGGGCAACATCTACCTGGGGCGCGTTAGCAGTGTATTGCCCGGTATGGATGCAGCCTTTGTGGATATCGGCCAGGAGAAAAGTGCCTTTTTGTGCGTAGGGGAAGTTGTCTTTCCCGAGGAGGTGGACTCCTTACCCCACAAGATACATTACTTTTTAAAACTGGGTCAGGATATATTGGTTCAGGTTGCCAAGGGACCCATAGGCATAAAGGGTGCCAGGGTAACCGCTCAGATCGCTTTACCCGGCAGACATCTGGTCCTCCTCCCCTTCGGGG is part of the Actinomycetota bacterium genome and encodes:
- a CDS encoding TIGR03936 family radical SAM-associated protein; protein product: MYKLRVKYGKFGILRFLSHLETVRAFERAVRRANLPFALTKGFSPKLKISWGPPLPLGFSSCAEYADFFLAGYLNPERIIDSLNKALPRDIRILEAKYVPLHSASLMSIIDVASYKTLIKVDPSLSREELKDGMDGLLNRGRISVFKKDRERAVDLRRLLLDFEVEEVKNGEVTLKFSLQVGGKESIRPENLIKALFERFPKSLSFEIIEITRMSLYEKVGDELIDPLRIRKATSE